A window of Daphnia pulicaria isolate SC F1-1A chromosome 4, SC_F0-13Bv2, whole genome shotgun sequence genomic DNA:
GAATTCGAATGTTTAGATTACGATTCTTGACTGATGAAAATACCATTTCAGGGTGATAAGTATATTCATCGTCGACTTGATTTTCGTATCTTGCATCAAGTGGAGTTTTTGTATGCTAAAAATTTTCCTCCAACTGTAGAAAAGGCTTTTCGAGGACAGTGTAGCCACCGTTGAGGAATCGGGCCTGGCCCATTGTCAAGATGCCTTTTGCGGCTCATTTTTCGATATCAGACAATTGTTGTCAAAGTTGCTAAAATTTTACGagattttaactttaattccTGAGCTGATAGACGACGTCTGCCCATAACGCGTACGAAAATTGTTCTAGCCTCTGGGTTTCTTCTGACGATTTTTGGACTTTTTTCCTCAGTCCTCATTGGTCCTCATACTGTCGTAAACATGCTACAGCGTCCCGCAAGGGGGACAACAAATTTAGCTTTTTTCAAACCACTGTCggctgaatttgaaattttttaccgttgaaaaatttcttgcaCAAATGATGTTGATTTTCGGCACAATCAAAGGAACAGATCCTATATCCttcatctttctttctcgCACTTTCTAGCTGCATATCAGCGAGATTCTTTATTTGACTAATAGATGGCAGCGCTCGGGTTGACCCGAGACCTTGCGCTGCGACCCGGTGCCCGCCCCGTACAAAAAATACCTCGGTGGTCGGTGggttcatatttttattttttttttctttggcccgGGTGGCCCGGGTTGTCATGGCCCGGGCTACAGAATCGGCACAATATTTGTAGCAGGGCACAATATTTGcaatagaaaatctttcatAGTAGTTCACAGAACAACAGTCAACTGGTTGCTGTttactaattaaaatttggttttcccgCCTGAAAGTAAAGCGTCCAAAAGGATTAGATCAGCCAGTGTATAGGTGTATGATTAATcgaataatcatcatcatttccttcctccctttttataaaaatagaaaaaaataaattttactgtCGAcgtaattaaatgaaatttaacgGGATAGTCGGTTATCTTTATAGTACTACGTGTACATCATCATCTTCGCTGTGATTAACGGCAAAGAACCACCATcaaatattattgaaataacaataaacGAACGGAATTCGTTTATTCCTGTTCGGCAAAATTATATCAACAGTGTTGggcatgaaaattgaaaaactaaGAAACGGAATAATTTTGACTTCAAGCCACGAAGGTATATAATACACATTAATCACAGTTACCGATCGGTGATTCCACTCgctgtaaattttaaaaattgcatccaCCCATCGACACACGCCTATAGATACTGCCCCTTCATGGCGCTAACCTCCTATTAATTTCGGCTATGGCGGTTGCTAAATATAAGTATTATCggctaaaatgaataaaacaaatcatttcgatTAAAGGAGATGACGGTAGACACTATTGCTTTCTTAGTCATAATCACCGATGTAATGGGAAAGAGAATGACCAGGATAATGAAGAGATACAGTAGTTACAACAGGATTTTTGGTCCTACAAACCTACAATATGTCCTACAATAGCTGAACCGAAGGACCAGACAACGCACATGTCCTTATTAACACCACCTTCCAGTAGACCGGGTGTGAAAGCAGCTAAGCCCTCCAGGAGAGTCGAACTCAGTTCACTAAATGACACTATTACCTGACTCCGCCTTATCCGACTCAACCACCCAATCTATtagaataagtaaataaatatCATATCATTTGGCTTTTACGATAGACGTGGAATCTGGAGTGTAATATAATTAAAACTGTAATACAGGTAAATTGCAATTGGTTTCACATTCTCCGATTCAGTTTAGCCAGGAGGTCCTGGTTTATAGCGCGacatcgaaaaaataaaattgaaaaaaaagatgtgcaaTTCCTTTCTTTgccatttctcatttttctctgAATTGCCTTTGGGTTTCGACTTCCTTCTCCGACCGGGTTCCTTCTTTTGCCCCCAATTCCACAtctttgattgattcaatggaTGTGGCAATCGCCGGCCGAGTTTACACCCCATGCTATGATCGCGAAATTATTGGTGCAACTCAATTACTGATGACTTtccgaagtttttttttttatatgtgtTGATTCGCCTATCTGCCTGCTCCAATTCTATCTGATTCGATTCATTAGGATTTCCCAagtttgtgttgtttttataAAGCATAAAGATGATAAACTATTATACTATTATAGACACTATTACTGTGTCGAATTCAGCGgatttttaaaaggaaattttttagagGTTGTTTTTCTGCAATAAAAGTATTTTCACAGCTTAAAATTTTATGATAGAAATGTTATTCTAATTCTAATGAAAAATCTGCTAATCTTGACACAGTCTTCCGTCTAGGAAAAATTCATCTTCAAATTCTTTACGTCGAATGCCGATCGGCTCACGTTATCGAATAATCAAAAACTCCTATACCATGACATGACAGTGCAGCCACCGTTGGGGAATCGGACTTGGGCCATTGTTAAGATCGGTTAAGATTCACTTAACGGCTCATTTTCTCGATATCAGAAGattattataaaaatcaaaCTGTAGATTTATGATGGCTTGTGTTATTCCAATCGTGGTTTTTACTTCTAAatctaaactttaaaaaacgaCGTAAATGAACAACCCGCTCCTGGAGAGTTCAACCAGTCAAAAACGACTACTGACCAGAGTTATAGATGTATGGTAGAACCACTGCCTGTTAAATTTTCCTCTCGGAAATTTTTCCCAAAGTTGCAGCCAATATCGCGAATCGAAAGTGGGAAAATGGGCTTAAGCATCGATTTAGACCTTATTGTCAGCGCCAACAGCGGCCATCTACTGAAACTGTTCATTTTGGtactggaaaaaaacaatgtgTTTCCCAACACACCCGCTGTGGCTCTGCAACTAAGGTCTGGCCAGAACACTTCCAGGGGGAAAAGGCAATGGAAGGCCTTTCTAATAATAAGTGGTTAGACCATacattctatagctctgctaCTGACAATGAATGAAGTTAAATTGTATACTGATAGATGGCGTACATTACATTCGAGGGCGGGATTTTCGATTTCAAACAAATAGTATATTTTTACTTGTGTCCAAAATCAGCCCATTTCATCTTGACAGAATTCTTGTTGGAAACTAAAATGTTTTCTGGTTTGATTATAGTGTAATACTCTGGGACCTTGGTGAGGAAATCAACCGGAGCCTCTATTTGGTATTGGTtggagcagagtaatactttggtttttcggtgtagtagactgTGGCAGCATACGCGGTTGCGTAATATTCGGccttttcggtgtagtactgggggacttcggtgtagtagctaggagTAGCGtaggtggtggtgtagtaaacttgAGTCACAATATTTCGGCTCAACGGAGTACGAAGGAGCACCCGCTGTGTAGTAAGTATTTGCTGCGTAATAGTGGACCGCCTCAGTTGTAGTTTCGTAGCTTGGGGCAGAGTAGTATTTGTGAGCTTAGGTGTAGTACTCAAATGCCTTGGTGACGTAATAAGCTGGagtttcggtgtagtagctgggctcagagtagtacttggaagcctcggtgtagtaggctggGACACCATACGTAGTCTTGTAGCAATCCAATACctgggtggtgtagtacttggaaaccgcggtgtagtacttgaccTCTTCGTTGATGTAACTCAGGGCAGAGTTAAACTTCatggcttcggtgtagtagctcggagcATCATAAggtgtggtgtaatactctggtGCCTTGGCGGTCTAGTAACTGGTAATTGCGTATGctgtgtagtaaggcggcggcgttgcggttcGGTATttgccatacccaggagacatgaGTACACCAGGTCAACCCAGTCGTCAACGgtacaacaaccaacagcagcacgacactATAGTTAACTAGGCGGTAAATAATTGGAACGTTAATATTAAATAACTGGAAAACTCCatgtaacagaatatttacccgatTGCGTACTAataatacgacgaagaatgcacTTGGTGACAGTGCACTGCAGATGTTCATCCATGTTTCGTTGCCAGTATTCTTCTCTCCGGCCAATCGCCCTGATACAACAGCATGGTGGTGATGTTTCATACGATGACGACCCAATTTGCTATCACAAAAGAAGGCAGCATCTCCAGCCTAATACAAAATAAAGTCCAAAACCAATAATTAGAATCTAATTTAACAAGAACTTCATATCTACCAACTACCTAACAGCAACATCAGAGCAGTCAATGTTGGTTAAGTTTTAATCACAAGTATTACAATttatatgaaatgaaaaatgaacattCAAGGATTCTTACCAACCGGACGTTTGGTCGTGCTTCAAGCTCAGCATTGACTCGATAACCACCAAAATTGGAACCTATTTTGAATCCAGAAGCGACAGTCAAATGCGTGTTTACGTCCACACCGACAGCAGCGACGACATGGTCAGTTTAAATCtgctgaaataatttttaaatcaccTGCgtgtgtgaaaaagaaaagaagaagtttaGTGAACGACGAAGAAAAGGTCGATGACCTTCCGAGAGCAAACGTACGGACACACACGCGCGCGCCATTTCGAATTGAGAAATCAAAGACTTTTGGGtgatccctcctcctcctttcggCTCCACCCATCCATCCATTAGTATTTTGATAATTCCTGTTGTGCTAATTCCACACCCGCCCAACTCCCAACCACAAATGCAATAAGAATAGGCTGATGAAAAACCGACTCGCGTGTTTGCTGTTTCTGATCATCTCGAGCCAAAGACGGCCAAAGATGAACAACAAAAACGAAAGTTTCTCGCAGAAATCCACACTCACTTGCGATCGAACGAACGGCGCACACAAGGAAACAAGAGCACGTAGGCCTACTCGATAGATATTGGAAAACATTCAAGGAGTTGTTAAGAACGAGGAGGGCGGGGGTGTAGGAATAAAGGACAGCGGCAATAGTGAAGCGCGCACAAACGGTGAAACTGTTCACGATGGGCTCTATTAGTGACCGACTGATGTACAGCTAAAGAACGACGGGCTTGGGAGCCCAGCCCTGACAAACAGACATAATAGTCATGGGGACGATAATAGGagggcaaataaaataaatgaaataaaacacgcacacacacccaAGGGCTCCTTTCTGGATTAagcgagaaaaagagaagatggATGAAACCATGGATCGTGATCCATGGCAAACGTATCGGATCGACCTTGACGTTTAACCGCTCCGCTTTTGGCTTCAATGTAAATGACGTCATCAATTTCAACACGTTCCTTCTGGGGAGATTAGTAGATGGAACATGGAAGGATCCAACTTGAGCTGCTTTGTTCCTTATGCTGTCTTATGTCCAATGATTACATGACTGACAGTTTTGCCATATCCTGCAAAACAAATAACTGGTAGTAAAATTTGACATAAATATCAACTGGGTTTTATATCTTTTACCTCCATAGGATTCTCACTTTCAACTGGGGTAAGTTCAATGACTTGTCCTTCATAAACTTCTTTAGTTTCCTTGATACGAAGGCCAATTTAGCTCTacgaaagttttttattattaaaaacctCAGTTTTCTTGATTTCAGTGCTGAAGACTTCTGACCCCCCATAGGACAAAAAGAAACCTGTATGGGAAatgttaattttcaatttcaataattTGTAAACCGTTAAAGAAGGATTGACCTTGTTGCCTAAAACTTAAGCAATAGCCATGGTGAGGGCAGTTTTGCCAGTTCCTGGTGGCCCGGCAAACAACACAGCCCTTTCAGACATACGTTTAGACCTGATCAACGTTCCACCACCAAACCAGCTGCCTGTGAAATGTAGAGCAAACAGTTGTTGTGTACATTTCTcttagaaaattgaaaaattgtgtGCTGTTACCTCTCTGGCTCGCGTTTGGCCAACAAGGCTGGCAGCAATGTTTATGGCATTTCCAGATTCATCCAAACCGAGACCCTTCACGTGGTTGTGAGCCGAACTTCTTTGAGTTTTGAGACCGTGCTTCTAACTTTTTCAATCTTCATTCGATGTTATTTATAAAAGACTTTcaaatttacagaaaaatgtgGACGCCTAGAGGAGAAGACGAGATGAAGTCGCTTCATGGTTTCTATGGTAACATCCGTAACAACCGGCAGTCCCGCCAGATTAAACGCCACCTGGTAGACGTCGATTCAACTGTGTAGTGAAATGACATTGATGACGTCAAATCGTTTCCGCAGATATTTGGTTAATAATTCAAACCTTGCTTGTCTGGCGATGGTGGCGATGGAACTTAACaccctttttctttacaaTAAACAAGCATAAAGTCTCTGACTGATTTCGACTAGATTGTATGGTCAATTTGTCAGTCCTTCGGCTTgttgttttgaaaacattgCGACTGGTGACACCATCTACTGGCAGATAAAAATTGGATGCAgttatgcaaattttcattCACGTTCACTTAACTCTTCGTTTCTCACTCTTTGTTTTTCGCTCTGgacattattatttcaagtctttgttTGAATATGTTGCTGTtgatcaattctttttttattagaacTTTCGTGCTAGTTGGTGTTTCAACTcagcaattttgatttttatgtaAAACAGGGGTTCagttaaaagaaattttggatTACAACGACTTTGTAATCCAATATTTACTAAATTTTCCCCAACAACCTCGAACACTAACCTGTAAATCGACggaggaagaaaaacgaatgTAACAATTCAAGTATTCAACGTGTTTCATTTGGAACAGTCACAAAATTTAAGATCTCTCGGCGTCGCGTACAGAAAAAGgtacaataattaaaaatacaacacGCGATTTCCGAGATCAGAAACAAAGTTTTTGGAGTTGATTATCCTTGGACAAATCGCACagcgttttgtttcttttctttgaaggCGGACCAGTTAGTGACAGAACTTGGCGCTGAGTTTGTGACACGTGACAAACTAATAGATAACTCAAAAACGACAATACATGCaagaattttgtgtctgtggaAGAATTTGAGATGAGGGGGCGAACACAAGAATTCTCTAAATGAAACCAAATGTAATCAACGTCATCGCCAGATGTTTTTGCTCTTTGTTGTTCTGTATAATATTGGTAATCTTGGATGTAGTCCGGAAGCTTGCGTCTGATGTGTTTTTGAATGTAGCGGCGCTGTGAGAGCAGATCGGGCAAGGAAAGGAAGGAACTACACGGCACTCGTAATGAAGGTGAGCaactattgaaaaataaatttaaaaaaaagaattacctCTGATCAAAGAAACACTATTCTTGAAAACTAACCGGCGTTTTTCTTCCGTTTGTAACGCCGGCCACATCGAGGACAAGAAAAAGGTCCATCACCACCATCAGTTTCTTCTAATATGACAGGTTCAGCTTCTCCTCCTTCCCCTTCAAAGATCAACCCAGTTGgtaagataaaaaaatgtaacgacTTGATAAGATCTGCTCACATTGAGAGGAGTCGGACATGGGTGAGATCGCAATTAGTTTCAGACTCTCCAGCGCCGTTTTCTGAAGCCCAAGTTTCATTACCCGTTTCTAATATTCTCAAGAGGTCTTGGATTGAATCAAATAGTGGTGCCATTGGGCCATCAGGGGATTTATTCACTTTCTTTAATGAACTTAGCAAAATGTCGACAAATTTGAGGGCATTTCGGGTTCATTCTTGTCTTTCAGTACTTTCTAGGGAACTGCACCGGGAAAGAATTGCAGGTAAGCACATATAAATtgcccaaaaaagagaaaacaatataTTCCACTTATTTATTTACGCAGCTTTTCTGATGATCCAGTCAATCACCAGTGGAATGCATTCGCTGTCAAATTGAACCAAACTTGGCAAAACGTGTTGAAGCCAAGGTAGAAAGATGGTCGAATTCATATCCGAAGGTGTACCAAGAGGTGAAGTGTTTCTACCAAGAAGTTGaagcgtttcttcttcttccaaggcAGGATCAGTGAAAATTTCAACACTATGCCGTTGCCACAGGAATAGAGCACTGGTCATTTCTTCCTGAGATTAAATGACGAAGAAATTACACGATatagttttattaaaaaaacgaaataaaataccaAGTTTAAAATCTCTATTAAAGTGTTGAACATATCCTTCAAATCGATAGCATACCAATACTAGATCAAGTTCTGGCCGTAGATTAATTCGAACGTATCAAGCTTCTCTAAAACGTTACACACTTCCAAAATGTACTGTACCCGCTCACATTATTCGTCCTACAAAACAAGTGGGACAACCATTAACCGTACggaattattttaaagtttggGAATTTGAATATGGTAATtaccttgtttttgtttagtcTTTTCCTGGCATATGAGAGCGAACCACGGATTTACTCAACGGCCGTAGGGGCGCATTTCAAACAGCTTTCTACCACGAACCGAGGCACAGTAATGCAGTCTAACGTGTTGATGAAATCCTTAAATTTGCTAGAAATTATTTCCGGCTTAGTATTTAATATTTACCCAAACAGATAATTCCTGTGAGAGACAGGTGGCTTTGGCGGTGTATACTAGTTGGACAtccaagtcaaaatttcgcgcGAAGTGAAGCCCTTCGTCAAATCTCCCTCGCGCGATTAATCGCCTTAaccttaaaatgaaaaataagcaATACTAATGTAGACAACCAAAAAATCGAGAAGTACTACTGGGAATTTACCTATCAATTGGTCGTCCTTCTGCCATTTTCCTAATTCGCAAAGTAGTTACTTTTCCGTCCCTGTCACGCGCCCCCTCAATAAATATGATGTCATTTTGCTTACTTGAAGACGACATCAAATAGCATAAATCGCTTACAAGAACTCTATATTCTATCTCAGATCCTGAAAATTCGTTCGTTAGTAAGGATTTATAAGGCACTACGAGACCTGCAATGTTACCTTTGAATGATCTCATTATGACCGATCGATTCTCCATATCGGACAAGTCTGTGGTCAAAATGCGCTTGGTCGTTTTATCAAGCTCAATAAACACAAATTGCTCGTTCGATTCAACGTAGTAATTAGGCAAAAGGAAATCCACGTCGTAACAAATCAATCGACCCTCCTCGTCCAGTGCGATTATGCACCTTCATGCAATGTATGTTAAGTGTTTGCACAACAAATGGcatattaaaaattaagaaaatcactATTACTTGTTGCAACTAGTGGCTTCAATTTGCCGTAAGATACAGCTCAAAGGTGCACCAGCAACAATTACGTTTTTCGTAAAATCCCAAAGGAAAATTCCGTTAATACTACCAATCACAAGAAGGGCATCGCCGTTTAAATCATCAATTACAGTTGCACCTGTTAACTAAACATTTCATAGAATTGgtaaatcaaaaaatattttgtaagtaaactagaaaagaaaaatacatgcTAAACCTGTAGGAAATACCTTAGTTTTTAGCAAACAGTCCACAACTTCTTGTTTCATTGCACTCTGAATTTCTTGAGCTATTTGTACATTTTCAATGGACAAGGCTGTTGCCAGACTTTCAAGATTTAAATTGCTTAATCTATAATGAAAGAAGTTCCGTTATTTTGACACTAATAATACTATGCTTTCTTAATCATTggttgcatgttttcctttacctCAACAATCCCACTGCTATTGAGGAGAAGTACTTCATCCTTTCTTACGATAATGTAAACTGCCTGGTTTGGAATACTCAAGTTTGGCAAAGGCATGGTTGCAAGCAGCAAGCTGACTGGAATGTAGATTACACTCATGAAGCCTCCTTCTGTGACAATAAACAGGAATTTTCCATGCAAGGACCAGGCCAAACAATTTGGGAATGAATCCAAAGAGAAACTATTTAAACAGTCTGGCAGTTGTTGGTGAGAATATGGAAATAGCTATCAACTGCCAGAACTGTATTAATTGTTCCCACATGCTTCCATTGACTCTTGGTTCAGACTTTGTcccctgaaatatttttaaaatttacatttagaAAACAGAATTATGAAAACTTGAAGTCATTGCTTACAGGATTGGTGCATTCTACTGTGGCCAATGTAACAACATCAAAGATAGCTGAATCGACTACAACATACACTGCTTTTATGTACCAAAATTGACAGTCAATTATCTGGATCCCACTCAGTATTAATTACATTCCAGCAAGCCGCCAtctaaatagaaaacaaaagttgaaaaaaaaatataaggccaattgaattttcaaatgaaaagattcaaatgatgaaaccatttagaaagaaaattttgttttagtcTCACCTGGAAATGTGTGTAGATTTGAAATACTCGGCTAAAGTCCACAGCATTATATGACTTATTGTTTCTTAGATCAGAAAATGTTAACTGAAATCGattaaaatgaaaagtagattattttcttctttgtgctGTTCAAGTTTTCAGTGTTCATGCCTTCTTATTTATGGTATGAAATCAGGTGATTGCTTTGTGCACATAAGTAGCGCTAATGATTTGCACCATAAATCATAACCCAAAAATTGAATCGACATACAAAGTGTGACCAACAGATGGCATTTACCAGTTGTGTGCCGAATTTTAGGAATACGTGATAATCGTCCGTGACTGCGTGAGTGCAAATTCGTGTAAAAGCTGCTACATTTGTTAATATTCACATAATCCTAAGAGATCTTAAGCAAGTGTCTTTAAATATTCAGATCAAGATCTGCTGTGGTTTTGTATTTGCATGGTTTccggtact
This region includes:
- the LOC124337829 gene encoding uncharacterized protein LOC124337829, with amino-acid sequence MKYFSSIAVGLLRLSNLNLESLATALSIENVQIAQEIQSAMKQEVVDCLLKTKLTGATVIDDLNGDALLVIGSINGIFLWDFTKNVIVAGAPLSCILRQIEATSCNKCIIALDEEGRLICYDVDFLLPNYYVESNEQFVFIELDKTTKRILTTDLSDMENRSVIMRSFKGSEIEYRVLVSDLCYLMSSSSKQNDIIFIEGARDRDGKVTTLRIRKMAEGRPIDRLRRLIARGRFDEGLHFARNFDLDVQLVYTAKATCLSQELSVWTALLCLGSW